The following proteins are encoded in a genomic region of Myxosarcina sp. GI1:
- a CDS encoding IS630 family transposase (programmed frameshift), which produces MPAPYSYDLRKKAVNAVKRGEKKIVICRLMRISRNTLNLWLQREKETGDYSAIANRPPRENRKIQDLERFKQFVKQHQDKTQQQMADLWGENLTQQNISDGMEKLGITRKKTYGYQERDEEKRKQFKEKLHQKSSNHLVYIDEAGFDNRDDYPYGYSPKGERCYALKSGKRNERVSWIAALKKGKVFAPLTFEGSCNRDLFETWLEKSLIPQLQPGDIIIIDNATFHKGQSIQEIVSEAGCEIWYLPPYSPDLNKIERWWSVLKTWMKQRVKEFETIRECVDAAFKKCPNVYA; this is translated from the exons ATGCCTGCTCCCTACAGCTACGACTTGAGAAAAAAAGCGGTAAATGCAGTAAAAAGAGGTGAGAAGAAAATAGTTATTTGTCGGCTAATGAGAATTAGCCGTAATACCTTAAACCTATGGTTACAGAGAGAAAAAGAAACAGGAGACTACAGCGCGATCGCCAACCGCCCTCCTAGAGAAAATCGCAAAATTCAAGATTTAGAGAGATTTAAACAGTTTGTGAAGCAACATCAAGATAAGACACAGCAGCAGATGGCGGATTTATGGGGAGAAAATCTCACCCAGCAAAACATTAGTGATGGCATGGAAAAGTTAGGCATAACCAGA AAAAAAACTTACGGGTATCAAGAAAGAGATGAAGAGAAAAGAAAACAATTCAAAGAGAAACTTCACCAAAAATCCTCAAATCATCTAGTTTATATTGATGAGGCAGGATTTGATAATCGAGACGATTATCCCTACGGATATAGCCCCAAAGGAGAAAGATGTTACGCACTTAAATCTGGTAAAAGAAACGAGAGAGTAAGTTGGATTGCGGCACTTAAAAAAGGAAAAGTATTTGCTCCATTAACTTTTGAGGGGTCATGTAATCGAGATTTGTTTGAGACGTGGCTCGAGAAAAGTTTGATTCCTCAACTTCAACCAGGGGATATCATTATTATTGACAATGCTACTTTTCACAAAGGACAAAGTATTCAAGAAATAGTATCCGAGGCTGGATGTGAGATTTGGTATTTGCCTCCTTATTCTCCCGATCTAAACAAAATAGAGCGTTGGTGGTCTGTTCTCAAAACTTGGATGAAGCAGAGAGTTAAAGAATTTGAGACTATTAGAGAATGTGTTGATGCAGCTTTCAAAAAATGTCCTAACGTATATGCGTAA
- a CDS encoding potassium channel family protein, with translation MTWLTQTVGVVLIAIAMVDIFITVLYPRTGNSLLSMPISKGTWNIFRQVARWSKNDRLLSYCGSVILIIVAIVWIALFVIGFALFLLPALGTGIQATQGKIPTDFGTAVYYSGFNFTTLGVGDLVPKNTVYRLVTILEAALGFATFTVSLTYLLSVLNALTQRNVFALSLHHRTGSRANATELLLGWGTGGKFDRAKADITYMTRDLLHLLESHHSYPVLHYFRFHEAQYSLARMTLITMDTAALLKSALDPQQYRDLIDFTGI, from the coding sequence ATGACTTGGTTAACTCAAACAGTTGGAGTAGTGCTAATAGCTATAGCAATGGTGGATATATTTATAACGGTTTTGTATCCCCGCACGGGCAATAGCCTCTTAAGTATGCCTATTAGTAAAGGAACTTGGAATATATTTCGGCAGGTAGCACGCTGGAGCAAAAACGACCGTCTCTTATCTTACTGTGGTTCGGTGATTCTAATAATTGTAGCCATAGTCTGGATTGCTCTATTTGTCATCGGTTTTGCTTTATTTTTGCTGCCCGCCCTGGGTACTGGCATCCAGGCAACTCAGGGTAAAATTCCTACCGATTTTGGCACTGCTGTTTACTATAGTGGCTTTAACTTTACTACTTTAGGTGTGGGGGATTTGGTTCCCAAAAATACTGTTTATCGGTTAGTTACGATCTTAGAAGCAGCACTGGGCTTTGCTACCTTTACAGTTTCGCTAACCTATCTGCTTTCGGTTCTCAATGCTCTAACACAACGCAACGTTTTTGCCTTAAGCCTTCATCATCGTACGGGTAGTAGGGCTAACGCTACCGAACTCTTATTAGGTTGGGGAACTGGCGGTAAGTTCGATCGCGCTAAAGCAGACATCACCTATATGACGCGGGATCTATTACATTTATTAGAATCCCATCATTCTTATCCAGTCCTACACTATTTCCGCTTTCACGAAGCCCAATATTCTCTGGCGCGAATGACACTGATAACCATGGATACGGCGGCGTTACTCAAAAGTGCGCTAGATCCCCAGCAATACAGAGATTTGATTGATTTTACTGGCATTTAA
- a CDS encoding permease yields the protein MNDANFWQLYSEAVLTTLSFFWKALWAFIIGYIISSAIQVFVTRERMQQTMGEAGKKSIALGTFFGFISSSCSFAALSTTKSLYKKGAGFVPSLAFLLASTNLVIELGFIIAIFLGWQFVVGEYLGGILLILFTWLFVSYTRPKELIRKARRRLNDREGEDKQDGDAPDWKDKITSKKGWQQVAKKYFMEWGMVWKDVTFGFTVAGVIAAFVPRSFFQALFLGAGSQNPGFFAVLENTIIGPIAAFFTFIGSMGNIPLAAILFNNGVSFAGVIAFIFSDLVVFPVIRVNAKYYGWKVALYIVGIFFAALVATAIVMHYGFSLFGLLPENAGATSPQSTERFAIDYTFWLNMAFLIATGVLAWLRFGSGKKQKSQSQHQHHQHQGNNDGDKGKHKHHGGHNHGGGKQGFTEKLLFWLAILSYIWLAGGIIVTLFVSSSG from the coding sequence ATGAATGACGCTAATTTTTGGCAACTTTATAGCGAAGCCGTTCTTACTACCCTAAGCTTTTTCTGGAAAGCATTGTGGGCATTTATAATTGGCTATATTATCAGCAGTGCGATTCAAGTATTCGTTACTCGCGAACGAATGCAGCAAACGATGGGTGAAGCAGGAAAGAAAAGCATTGCCCTCGGTACTTTCTTTGGCTTTATTTCTAGTTCCTGTAGCTTTGCAGCTCTATCTACTACCAAGTCTTTGTATAAAAAAGGTGCGGGATTCGTTCCTTCTCTAGCTTTTTTGCTCGCTTCAACTAATTTGGTCATCGAATTGGGATTTATTATCGCCATCTTTTTAGGCTGGCAATTTGTTGTCGGTGAATATCTCGGTGGAATTTTATTGATTCTGTTTACCTGGTTATTTGTCAGCTACACACGTCCTAAAGAATTAATCAGAAAAGCCAGAAGACGCTTAAACGATCGCGAAGGGGAAGATAAACAAGATGGAGATGCTCCCGACTGGAAAGATAAAATCACTAGTAAAAAAGGATGGCAACAGGTAGCCAAAAAATACTTTATGGAATGGGGTATGGTCTGGAAAGACGTGACCTTTGGTTTTACAGTCGCAGGAGTTATTGCCGCCTTCGTACCCCGTTCTTTTTTTCAGGCTCTATTTCTAGGTGCTGGTTCGCAAAATCCAGGCTTTTTCGCCGTTTTAGAAAACACTATTATCGGTCCAATAGCAGCCTTTTTTACCTTTATTGGTTCGATGGGTAATATTCCTTTAGCGGCCATTCTCTTTAACAACGGGGTTAGCTTTGCAGGAGTAATAGCATTTATCTTTAGCGACTTAGTCGTTTTCCCAGTGATTCGCGTTAACGCCAAATATTATGGCTGGAAAGTTGCCTTATATATTGTGGGAATCTTTTTTGCGGCGTTAGTAGCAACCGCTATAGTCATGCACTATGGTTTTTCCTTGTTTGGATTGCTACCAGAAAATGCTGGAGCTACTAGCCCTCAGTCAACAGAACGTTTCGCCATTGACTATACTTTTTGGCTCAATATGGCGTTTTTAATCGCTACAGGAGTTTTAGCCTGGTTGCGTTTTGGTAGTGGTAAAAAACAAAAAAGTCAAAGTCAGCATCAACATCACCAACATCAAGGTAATAATGACGGAGACAAAGGAAAACACAAACATCATGGCGGACATAACCACGGTGGCGGCAAGCAAGGATTTACGGAAAAACTACTGTTTTGGCTGGCTATCTTGTCCTATATTTGGCTAGCTGGCGGTATTATTGTCACCTTGTTTGTCAGCAGTAGCGGTTAA
- a CDS encoding sodium:calcium antiporter: MFDSLTISIGTFIVAAFVIAIVGIKMTKVADRLADKTGLGEAVVGALFLGGSTSLPGIVTSVTTAASGHAELAISNALGGIAAQTAFLGLADIVYPKANLEHAAASAANLSQGTLLITLLALPLLAIAIPQVSLWNTHPASFILPIAYIFGLRLIARAKETPMWSPRRTKETRLDEAETDENERTSLTNLWLRFAFYALTIGVAGYVVAESGVAIAEQTGISESVVGGLFTAVSTSLPELVTSIAAVKRGALTLAVGDIIGGNSFDVLFIAFADFAYREGSIYQALTQSQSFIIALTILMTGILLLGLLRREKHGVGNIGFESFLILILYLGGFSLLFFAF; encoded by the coding sequence ATGTTTGATTCTCTAACCATCAGCATTGGTACATTTATCGTTGCCGCTTTTGTCATTGCTATTGTTGGTATCAAAATGACCAAAGTAGCAGACCGCCTGGCAGATAAAACTGGCTTAGGAGAGGCGGTAGTTGGTGCCTTATTTTTGGGCGGCAGCACATCTTTACCAGGAATTGTTACTTCCGTAACTACAGCCGCTAGCGGTCATGCAGAACTGGCAATTAGTAATGCTTTAGGAGGCATTGCCGCTCAAACTGCTTTTCTAGGACTGGCAGACATTGTCTACCCCAAAGCTAATTTAGAACACGCTGCGGCTTCTGCTGCCAATTTATCTCAGGGGACTTTACTAATAACCCTTTTAGCACTGCCGTTACTGGCGATCGCCATTCCGCAAGTTTCCCTATGGAACACTCATCCTGCTTCTTTTATCCTTCCCATAGCCTATATTTTTGGCTTGCGTTTGATTGCCCGCGCCAAGGAAACGCCTATGTGGTCGCCTCGACGCACCAAAGAAACACGCTTGGATGAAGCTGAAACTGACGAAAACGAGCGCACTAGCTTAACTAACCTCTGGCTGCGGTTTGCTTTTTACGCTCTTACTATTGGCGTAGCTGGTTATGTAGTGGCAGAATCGGGTGTGGCGATCGCCGAACAGACGGGAATTTCTGAATCGGTAGTGGGAGGCTTATTTACTGCGGTTTCTACTTCCCTACCAGAATTAGTTACCTCCATCGCTGCTGTCAAACGAGGTGCATTGACTTTGGCGGTGGGAGACATTATTGGAGGCAACAGCTTTGACGTATTGTTTATCGCTTTTGCCGACTTTGCCTATCGCGAAGGTTCTATCTATCAGGCTTTGACTCAATCTCAGAGTTTTATTATTGCCCTAACTATTTTGATGACGGGTATTTTGCTACTGGGTCTATTGCGACGGGAAAAACACGGTGTTGGCAATATTGGTTTTGAAAGCTTTTTGATTTTAATCCTCTACTTAGGAGGATTTTCACTGTTATTTTTCGCGTTTTAA
- a CDS encoding NAD(P)/FAD-dependent oxidoreductase → MNNSIKPTIILGGGFVGLFTALHLSQQNYPAPVILIDRQERFVFKPLLYDYLTEEMNDSQVNPLYEKLLEGSGVEFIRDTVQKIDLDKKRVELANNGSIAYKYLVLALGSQTGYFGIEGAKEHTLPFRTRENAIALKNHLQNCLKRSLSIEDFQERQQLLTVIIVGAGATGVELAGTLADVLPQWYIKQGGNFEQIRLILINRGSQILSSASERLRHAAQTALQQLPVPVELEMDASVTAVRPQQVEFERNGQKQTLAAATIVWTTGTTVNPVIKSLPLADGYRDKKGRLKVLSSLQLIDRPEIFAGGDCAVSWYESLPPTAQAAYQQGAAIAQNLVSLSAERVPDIARVQIRGTTLKLGLNEAAADLFDRLLVTGKSAHLLRQGRYLTTLPTPVRDFKAATQWLSEEVLESI, encoded by the coding sequence ATGAATAATTCAATCAAACCTACTATTATTCTCGGCGGTGGATTTGTCGGGCTATTTACCGCCCTACATTTAAGCCAACAAAATTATCCCGCTCCAGTAATTCTAATAGACCGTCAGGAACGTTTTGTTTTTAAACCCTTACTCTATGACTATCTCACCGAAGAAATGAATGATAGTCAGGTCAATCCTCTCTACGAAAAACTTTTAGAAGGTAGCGGGGTTGAATTTATCAGAGATACGGTACAAAAGATAGACCTAGATAAAAAACGAGTCGAGTTAGCCAACAACGGCAGCATTGCCTACAAATATTTAGTATTAGCTTTAGGTTCTCAGACGGGATACTTCGGTATTGAAGGAGCAAAAGAACACACTTTACCCTTTCGGACTCGCGAAAATGCCATCGCTCTAAAAAATCATCTTCAAAATTGCCTCAAGCGATCTCTCTCTATCGAAGATTTCCAAGAACGACAACAGCTTTTGACCGTAATTATTGTCGGTGCGGGAGCGACGGGTGTAGAGCTAGCAGGAACTTTGGCAGACGTTTTACCCCAGTGGTATATAAAACAGGGCGGTAACTTCGAGCAAATTCGACTGATTCTAATAAATCGCGGTTCGCAGATTTTGAGCAGTGCCAGCGAACGATTGCGCCACGCAGCCCAAACAGCACTACAGCAACTTCCCGTTCCCGTAGAGTTAGAGATGGATGCGTCCGTTACGGCAGTGCGCCCCCAGCAGGTAGAATTTGAGAGAAATGGGCAGAAGCAGACTTTAGCAGCCGCAACTATAGTTTGGACTACAGGTACTACCGTCAATCCTGTAATTAAATCTTTACCCCTCGCTGATGGCTATCGAGACAAAAAAGGTAGGCTTAAAGTTCTTTCTAGCTTGCAGTTAATCGATCGCCCAGAAATTTTTGCTGGCGGTGACTGTGCGGTTAGTTGGTACGAGTCTTTACCGCCAACTGCTCAAGCTGCCTACCAGCAAGGAGCGGCGATCGCTCAAAATCTTGTATCCCTCTCCGCCGAAAGAGTTCCCGACATTGCCAGAGTCCAAATACGGGGAACGACGCTCAAACTAGGACTAAACGAAGCGGCTGCCGACTTGTTCGATCGCCTGTTGGTTACGGGTAAATCCGCTCATCTGCTGCGTCAGGGCAGGTATTTAACGACTTTGCCAACTCCAGTACGGGATTTTAAAGCTGCTACCCAATGGCTTTCTGAAGAGGTTTTAGAAAGTATTTAA
- a CDS encoding general stress protein, producing the protein MNINDNSNNNIGHAVGTFSTREDAEYALRELQGAGFNMDKVSVIAKNPEQDSIGGTEVTTSEQVKGGTAAGATTGAATGGLLGLIGGLGVIALPGVGAVAELGIVLANTLLGSGIGAAGGGLVGALIGWGVPEDRAKYYDEMLSQGKYVVLMEGTQAEISGAEAILKNRRIQDWGVYGYGTMGTIDPTTGRSII; encoded by the coding sequence ATGAATATTAATGACAATTCTAATAATAATATCGGACACGCTGTTGGTACTTTTTCCACTCGTGAAGATGCGGAGTATGCACTGCGCGAACTGCAAGGTGCAGGTTTCAACATGGATAAAGTTTCTGTAATCGCCAAAAACCCCGAACAAGATAGCATTGGCGGTACGGAAGTAACTACCAGCGAACAAGTGAAAGGAGGTACGGCAGCGGGAGCGACTACAGGGGCAGCTACAGGTGGGTTGTTGGGCTTGATTGGCGGTTTGGGCGTAATTGCTCTTCCTGGTGTCGGTGCGGTAGCTGAATTGGGAATAGTTTTGGCAAACACCTTACTTGGTAGCGGTATTGGTGCTGCTGGTGGTGGTTTAGTTGGAGCATTAATCGGCTGGGGTGTTCCTGAAGATCGAGCTAAATATTATGATGAAATGCTTTCACAAGGTAAATATGTGGTTCTAATGGAAGGAACGCAAGCAGAAATAAGCGGTGCAGAAGCTATTCTTAAAAACAGACGCATTCAAGACTGGGGTGTGTACGGCTATGGCACGATGGGAACTATTGACCCTACTACGGGTAGGAGCATCATATAG
- a CDS encoding phosphatidylserine/phosphatidylglycerophosphate/cardiolipin synthase family protein yields MWNVILLTLFWLSIALLIIMLIAFVGFYLGGAFRDRIVYQVKNAPKPDEPHYAFALASITNSFITKGIITDFWNEPDAIQKARLDAISQAXHTINFETFFMTPGKRADDFAAALAERASAGVKICLVVDDYGTKDISQQYWKRLRSAGIXVSFFNSFNWKAPLDYAGRTHRKLLLIDSKFALVGGAGISDLWDGVEKGDDTQPWLDVEIRLEGEXIGILEGXFAQHWTFDDGTADLSREKFTIERDRKGNLNPILVVPGANPEVRFSPIRSFKYNHIICARKKIWLASPYFLPDRNSTELLVAAKQNGVNVRILTTSKRSDKKPVYYASYEHYGGLLKGGVKIYEYQPSMTHAKLLLIDDLWAVTGSANFRSSQLRS; encoded by the coding sequence ATGTGGAATGTAATTCTATTAACTTTATTCTGGTTATCTATTGCGCTGCTGATAATAATGCTAATTGCCTTTGTTGGTTTCTATCTTGGAGGAGCATTTCGCGATCGCATTGTTTATCAAGTAAAAAATGCACCAAAACCAGATGAACCACACTATGCCTTTGCTCTAGCTAGCATCACCAATTCATTTATTACTAAAGGCATAATTACCGACTTTTGGAATGAACCCGATGCTATTCAAAAAGCAAGATTAGATGCCATAAGTCAAGCTRAACATACCATCAACTTTGAAACCTTCTTTATGACTCCTGGCAAAAGAGCTGATGATTTTGCAGCAGCRTTRGCAGAAAGAGCATCGGCWGGAGTAAAGATCTGCTTRGTTGTAGACGACTACGGCACAAAAGATATTTCCCAGCAATATTGGAAACGGTTGCGTAGCGCAGGCATTARAGTCTCGTTCTTCAACTCTTTCAACTGGAAAGCTCCTTTAGACTACGCTGGACGTACTCAYCGTAAACTACTACTAATCGATAGTAAATTYGCTTTAGTCGGTGGTGCTGGTATTTCCGATCTYTGGGATGGCGTAGAAAAAGGCGATGATACTCAACCCTGGTTAGATGTAGAAATACGTCTTGAAGGAGAARTWATYGGCATCYTAGARGGKRTTTTCGCCCAGCACTGGACTTTTGACGATGGTACAGCAGACTTGTCTAGGGAAAAATTTACGATAGAGCGCGATCGAAAGGGCAATTTGAATCCAATATTGGTCGTACCAGGGGCTAATCCTGAAGTTCGCTTTTCACCAATTCGCTCTTTTAAATACAATCACATTATTTGTGCTAGAAAAAAAATTTGGCTGGCTAGCCCCTACTTTCTTCCCGATCGCAACTCTACAGAGCTATTAGTCGCAGCAAAACAGAATGGAGTGAATGTTCGTATTTTAACAACAAGTAAACGTAGCGATAAGAAACCCGTTTACTATGCTTCATACGAACACTATGGAGGTTTATTGAAAGGTGGAGTAAAAATTTATGAATATCAGCCGAGTATGACCCACGCCAAGCTACTTTTGATAGACGATCTTTGGGCAGTAACGGGTAGTGCGAACTTCAGATCCTCGCAGCTTCGTTCATAA
- a CDS encoding beta-lactamase hydrolase domain-containing protein, with amino-acid sequence MEKVKKINQDLAVATEQLSVDQLQQASREGYKSVLNLRSPEEEGFLDDEGERAKAAGLDYVNIPVKPDNINEDLADRVLQQIDSLPKPLLTHCKAGLRSGAFSLMYLATKEGMSADEAMEKGKAMGFDCDKSPQMKEFFKQYISQHQPN; translated from the coding sequence ATGGAAAAGGTAAAAAAAATTAATCAAGACTTAGCCGTAGCTACGGAACAATTATCAGTAGACCAGTTACAACAAGCAAGCAGAGAAGGATATAAATCGGTATTGAATTTGCGATCGCCCGAAGAAGAAGGATTTTTAGATGACGAAGGAGAACGAGCAAAGGCAGCAGGACTAGATTACGTTAATATCCCCGTCAAACCAGACAACATAAACGAAGACTTGGCAGATCGAGTACTTCAGCAAATAGATAGTTTGCCCAAACCTTTGTTAACACACTGTAAAGCTGGATTACGTTCGGGAGCATTTTCTCTGATGTACCTTGCCACCAAAGAGGGGATGTCAGCAGACGAGGCAATGGAAAAAGGGAAAGCGATGGGTTTCGACTGCGATAAATCTCCCCAAATGAAGGAATTTTTTAAACAATATATCTCCCAACATCAGCCTAATTAA
- a CDS encoding rhodanese-like domain-containing protein — translation MVLVLQQIKVEGIAQLSYLVGDDKAGVAAVIDPRRDVDVYLQMARSLGVRITHIIESHIHADFVSGSHELQARIGAPIYVGKSNDYQFDCRQLNEGDELHLGKVTLRVLHTPGHTPEHISLLVFDSQQGEEPFGIFTGDTVFNKDVGRPDLLGRGTERNLAAKLYHSLFDKILSLGDRLELYPCHGAGSSCGKSIGDRDRSTIGNERVFSDAFKQRSEAEFIEWILSDLPEPPTHYPRLKKVNAKGAKVMGCIPTLQPLSVDQFREKMAREDVVVIDTRSILAFGGGHIPGAINIALRPAFPTWVGWTIEPEREILLVIESKRDLNLITEQLFRLGYDNLAGYLHNGMLDWYNAGLPLQRVGEMTVQELDRHKDDADLTILDVRSDGEYENGAISRAKHIYVPHLAEHLDELDKERAIAVYCGTGYRASLAASILQKHGFERVNNVPGSWKAWKSAELPVEQTA, via the coding sequence ATGGTATTAGTTTTACAACAAATAAAAGTCGAAGGTATTGCTCAACTATCTTATCTAGTTGGAGATGACAAGGCAGGTGTAGCAGCCGTAATCGATCCACGTCGCGATGTAGATGTGTATCTGCAAATGGCGCGATCGCTCGGTGTAAGAATTACCCATATCATTGAAAGTCATATCCACGCGGATTTTGTTTCGGGTTCGCACGAACTACAAGCCCGCATTGGCGCACCAATTTACGTTGGGAAAAGCAATGACTATCAGTTTGACTGTCGGCAGCTAAACGAGGGAGACGAATTACATCTGGGTAAGGTTACTCTGCGCGTTCTGCATACCCCAGGGCATACCCCCGAACATATTTCTCTACTGGTGTTTGATTCTCAACAGGGAGAAGAACCCTTTGGTATTTTTACTGGAGACACTGTATTTAATAAAGATGTTGGCAGACCAGATCTACTCGGCAGGGGAACGGAACGGAATTTAGCTGCCAAACTGTATCATTCTCTGTTCGATAAAATTTTATCATTGGGCGATCGCCTGGAATTGTATCCCTGTCATGGCGCGGGTTCATCCTGCGGTAAATCGATTGGCGATCGCGATCGCAGCACTATCGGTAACGAGCGAGTCTTTAGCGATGCTTTCAAACAACGTAGTGAAGCAGAATTTATCGAATGGATTTTAAGCGATTTACCCGAACCACCCACCCATTACCCGCGTCTGAAAAAAGTTAATGCTAAAGGTGCAAAGGTGATGGGCTGCATCCCTACTCTACAGCCATTATCGGTAGACCAGTTTCGAGAAAAAATGGCTAGAGAAGATGTCGTAGTTATCGACACGCGATCGATTCTCGCTTTTGGTGGCGGACATATCCCTGGCGCAATTAATATCGCCCTGCGTCCTGCATTCCCTACCTGGGTGGGCTGGACAATCGAGCCAGAAAGAGAAATTTTGTTGGTAATCGAAAGTAAGCGAGATTTGAATCTCATTACCGAACAACTATTTCGCCTCGGTTACGATAACCTAGCGGGCTATTTACACAATGGAATGCTCGATTGGTACAACGCAGGATTACCACTACAGCGCGTTGGTGAGATGACGGTACAAGAGTTAGATCGGCACAAAGATGATGCGGATTTAACCATACTAGACGTGCGTAGCGACGGTGAATATGAAAATGGGGCAATTTCTAGAGCAAAACATATCTACGTACCTCATTTAGCAGAACATCTAGATGAATTAGATAAAGAGCGAGCGATCGCCGTTTACTGCGGTACGGGCTATCGCGCCTCCTTAGCTGCCAGCATTTTACAAAAACATGGGTTCGAGAGAGTAAACAATGTTCCTGGCTCTTGGAAAGCCTGGAAGAGTGCCGAACTTCCCGTCGAACAGACAGCTTAA
- a CDS encoding heavy-metal-associated domain-containing protein has translation MTIELKVPGMACGGCGKTITKAIQSVDPGADVQTDPKSKQVKVDTQAKESSIREAIAAAGYPAA, from the coding sequence ATGACTATAGAACTAAAAGTACCAGGCATGGCTTGTGGTGGTTGCGGTAAGACCATTACCAAAGCGATTCAATCAGTCGATCCTGGTGCAGACGTACAAACAGATCCTAAAAGCAAGCAAGTCAAAGTAGACACCCAAGCTAAAGAATCATCCATCCGAGAAGCGATCGCTGCTGCTGGTTATCCCGCTGCTTAA
- a CDS encoding heavy-metal-associated domain-containing protein encodes MLIQLEIQNISRNASSKTITEAIHSLDPEAEVETHLQSKQVTVKTEASESAVIEVLDDAGYCASLAKPFFYDL; translated from the coding sequence ATGCTTATACAGTTGGAAATTCAAAATATATCTCGCAATGCTAGTAGCAAAACCATTACCGAAGCGATTCACTCTCTCGATCCCGAAGCAGAAGTAGAAACCCACCTTCAAAGTAAACAAGTGACGGTAAAAACCGAGGCTTCTGAATCGGCTGTTATCGAAGTGCTTGATGATGCGGGCTATTGTGCAAGTCTTGCCAAACCTTTCTTCTACGATTTATGA